One segment of Choristoneura fumiferana chromosome 26, NRCan_CFum_1, whole genome shotgun sequence DNA contains the following:
- the LOC141443034 gene encoding uncharacterized protein, with product MAYDIERSHGDLDAIIPCLGRLVLADLRPAALATLLQCLHVSADAARVLRHLADTCPPHEVQTLVTRLTQYHKEGTKLPEDLLETVMQKATECGLPPHKQIGLLALSRRGQLLDSGDLGKVARYTADLLKAEWEEEGYAQELTDDKLLSEEGRREAFGRFLELADTWQRKKALVDVLNCWPAVRDKYVCRSV from the exons Atggctta CGACATCGAGCGAAGCCACGGCGACCTGGACGCCATCATCCCGTGCCTGGGGCGGCTGGTGCTGGCGGACTTGAGGCCGGCGGCGCTGGCCACTCTGCTGCAGTGCCTGCACGTGTCCGCGGACGCCGCGCGCGTGCTCCGCCACCTGGCCGACACGTGCCCGCCTCA CGAAGTTCAAACCTTGGTGACCCGGCTCACTCAATACCACAAAGAAGGCACCAAGTTGCCCGAAGACTTGCTGGAAACCGTGATGCAAAAGGCCACGGAGTGCGGACTCCCACCGCACAAGCAGATAGGGCTCCTGGCGCTCAGCCGGAGGGGGCAGCTTCTGGACAGTGGAGACTTGGGCAAAGTGGCGCGGTACACCGCTGACTTGCTGAAGGCCGAGTGGGAGGAGGAAGGCTACGCTCAGGAGTTGACGG ACGACAAGCTACTGTCGGAAGAAGGGCGGCGCGAGGCGTTCGGACGGTTCCTGGAGCTGGCAGACACGTGGCAACGCAAGAAGGCGCTGGTGGATGTACTCAACTGCTGGCCCGCCGTCAGAGACAAgtatgtctgtcggtctgtctag
- the LOC141443004 gene encoding serine protease snk-like, translating into MDRLTSRSGSRRSVQELCATRIQCTRGLRIPTTRNTGTHYPGYVNYAIVGALKRTDDVEPWQVYRIKRIIKHPHFNSITRKNDIALLETDPIRLGVSVVPACLDVFGGDHYKAVATGWGATSFLGDVANTLQKVTLTEFTDRECSVNYPVKKGSTFNNTIQVCYGDYSRKADTCQGDSGGPLTILNHRLHCMYTVVGITSIGVNCGTPGQPGWYTKVSHYVPWIESIVWP; encoded by the exons ATGGATCGATTGACCTCGCGTTCAGGTTCGCGGCGGTCCGTACAGGAGCTGTGCGCTACGCGTATCCAATGTACGCGTGGACTGCGTATCCCGACTACGCGTAACACAGGAACGCACTATCC CGGTTACGTGAACTACGCCATCGTGGGTGCTCTCAAACGCACTGACGACGTGGAGCCCTGGCAGGTGTACCGCATAAAGCGGATCATCAAGCACCCTCACTTTAACTCTATCACCAGGAAAAATGACATTGCCCTCCTTGAAACTGACCC GATCCGTCTGGGCGTGTCGGTGGTGCCGGCATGTCTGGACGTGTTCGGTGGCGACCACTACAAGGCGGTGGCGACCGGGTGGGGGGCCACGTCCTTTTTGGGAGATGTTGCCAACACGCTACAGAAG GTGACGCTAACGGAGTTCACAGACAGAGAATGCAGCGTCAACTACCCCGTCAAAAAGGGGTCCACCTTCAACAACACGATACAAGTCTGCTACGGAGACTACAGTAGAAAAGCTGATACTTGCCAG GGCGACAGCGGCGGCCCCTTGACCATCCTCAACCACCGCCTCCACTGCATGTACACTGTGGTCGGGATCACTTCCATTGGCGTAAACTGTGGTACTCCCGGCCAGCCCGGCTGGTACACCAAGGTCTCCCACTACGTGCCCTGGATTGAGAGCATAGTGTGGCCTTAA